From one Triticum urartu cultivar G1812 chromosome 3, Tu2.1, whole genome shotgun sequence genomic stretch:
- the LOC125542263 gene encoding wax ester synthase/diacylglycerol acyltransferase 11-like isoform X2, translating into MEATMNVATPPSRSLSVHVSAETESADNSTAEDPMSPTGRVFEEMGVYIIVVMGLSMPVNLPVFCAGIETELLTRFPRFRSIQVMDGSKDGKPRWVQTVVNVDDHIIVPRLDLAAVDSDPEKAVEDYVASLSLLPMDRRRPLWEFHFLDFRTSEAASTTVLRLHHSIGDGMSIMTLLMASSRSTADPARLPAMPPPPKRTGAIYQRCPQPPRLWSSDYLAWLWSYVVLAWHTLVDIVLLAATVLFLRDPGTMFTLVPDGGQSRRRKRLVHQSLRLDDVKLIKTVLNCTMNDVLVGVTSAALSRYYFRKSCNINTKRICLRSILPVNTRPVSSRQTYVTKVETGNRISNIICPFYIALHNDPLEYVRTAKRSMHRKKSSLEVMFAQMTVDFLVKYFGPKALTMHYLNYGSNIKVILTVDDEQFPDCHQLLNDFAESVKLVRDAASLKTLTTSIQND; encoded by the exons ATGGAAGCAACAATGAACGTAGCCACTCCGCCAAGCCGTTCGCTCTCTGTCCATGTGTCGGCAGAGACGGAATCTGCTGACAATTCCACAGCAGAGGACCCCATGAGCCCTACCGGAAGAGTTTTCGAGGAGATGGGTGTCTATATCATCGTCGTGATGGGGCTTAGCATGCCGGTGAACCTGCCCGTCTTCTGCGCAGGCATCGAAACAGAACTGCTTACCCGGTTCCCACGCTTCCGCAGCATTCAA GTGATGGATGGGTCGAAGGATGGAAAGCCACGCTGGGTGCAAACGGTGGTAAATGTGGACGACCACATCATCGTCCCGAGGCTAGATCTTGCCGCCGTGGACTCTGACCCAGAAAAGGCCGTGGAGGACTACGTGGCGTCTCTATCCCTGCTCCCGATGGACAGGCGCCGTCCTCTCTGGGAGTTCCACTTTCTTGACTTCCGGACTTCGGAGGCAGCCTCCACGACGGTGCTCCGCCTGCACCACTCCATCGGCGACGGCATGTCGATCATGACTCTCCTCATGGCGTCGTCGCGCAGCACGGCCGACCCGGCGAGGCTGCCGGccatgccgccgccgcccaaACGCACTGGCGCCATCTACCAGCGGTGTCCACAGCCTCCGCGGCTTTGGTCAAGCGATTACCTTGCGTGGCTTTGGTCGTACGTTGTGCTAGCATGGCACACGCTGGTGGACATCGTGTTGCTTGCTGCGACCGTATTGTTCTTGAGAGATCCAGGCACGATGTTCACGCTTGTGCCAGACGGCGGCCAGTCTCGCCGCCGCAAGCGTTTGGTGCACCAGAGCCTCAGGCTCGACGACGTCAAGCTCATCAAGACTGTCCTGAACTGC ACTATGAATGACGTGCTAGTTGGTGTGACTTCAGCAGCTCTTTCACGGTACTATTTTAGGAAATCCT GTAACATCAACACCAAGAGAATCTGCTTGCGATCAATCCTCCCTGTGAACACAAGGCCAGTCTCCAGCCGACAA ACATATGTTACCAAGGTAGAGACCGGGAATCGAATTAGCAACATCATCTGTCCATTTTATATAGCCTTGCACAATGATCCCCTTGAGTATGTTCGCACGGCAAAAAGGTCTATGCATAGGAAAAAGAGCTCTTTAGAAGTGATGTTCGCACAAATGACTGTTGATTTTTTGGTGAAATACTTTGGTCCAAAG GCTCTGACCATGCACTACCTAAATTATGGCAGCAATATCAAGGTCATTCTAACAGTTGACGACGAACAATTTCCAGATTGTCATCAACTTTTAAATGATTTTGCTGAGTCCGTCAAGCTTGTGAGGGATGCGGCTAGCCTCAAGACATTAACAACATCGATCCAGAATGACTGA
- the LOC125542263 gene encoding wax ester synthase/diacylglycerol acyltransferase 11-like isoform X1, with protein MEATMNVATPPSRSLSVHVSAETESADNSTAEDPMSPTGRVFEEMGVYIIVVMGLSMPVNLPVFCAGIETELLTRFPRFRSIQVMDGSKDGKPRWVQTVVNVDDHIIVPRLDLAAVDSDPEKAVEDYVASLSLLPMDRRRPLWEFHFLDFRTSEAASTTVLRLHHSIGDGMSIMTLLMASSRSTADPARLPAMPPPPKRTGAIYQRCPQPPRLWSSDYLAWLWSYVVLAWHTLVDIVLLAATVLFLRDPGTMFTLVPDGGQSRRRKRLVHQSLRLDDVKLIKTVLNCTMNDVLVGVTSAALSRYYFRKSCNINTKRICLRSILPVNTRPVSSRQTYVTKVETGNRISNIICPFYIALHNDPLEYVRTAKRSMHRKKSSLEVMFAQMTVDFLVKYFGPKTGAFIFRCFVTRTTAVLSNVVGPAEHITLCGHPIAFMAISVYGLPQALTMHYLNYGSNIKVILTVDDEQFPDCHQLLNDFAESVKLVRDAASLKTLTTSIQND; from the exons ATGGAAGCAACAATGAACGTAGCCACTCCGCCAAGCCGTTCGCTCTCTGTCCATGTGTCGGCAGAGACGGAATCTGCTGACAATTCCACAGCAGAGGACCCCATGAGCCCTACCGGAAGAGTTTTCGAGGAGATGGGTGTCTATATCATCGTCGTGATGGGGCTTAGCATGCCGGTGAACCTGCCCGTCTTCTGCGCAGGCATCGAAACAGAACTGCTTACCCGGTTCCCACGCTTCCGCAGCATTCAA GTGATGGATGGGTCGAAGGATGGAAAGCCACGCTGGGTGCAAACGGTGGTAAATGTGGACGACCACATCATCGTCCCGAGGCTAGATCTTGCCGCCGTGGACTCTGACCCAGAAAAGGCCGTGGAGGACTACGTGGCGTCTCTATCCCTGCTCCCGATGGACAGGCGCCGTCCTCTCTGGGAGTTCCACTTTCTTGACTTCCGGACTTCGGAGGCAGCCTCCACGACGGTGCTCCGCCTGCACCACTCCATCGGCGACGGCATGTCGATCATGACTCTCCTCATGGCGTCGTCGCGCAGCACGGCCGACCCGGCGAGGCTGCCGGccatgccgccgccgcccaaACGCACTGGCGCCATCTACCAGCGGTGTCCACAGCCTCCGCGGCTTTGGTCAAGCGATTACCTTGCGTGGCTTTGGTCGTACGTTGTGCTAGCATGGCACACGCTGGTGGACATCGTGTTGCTTGCTGCGACCGTATTGTTCTTGAGAGATCCAGGCACGATGTTCACGCTTGTGCCAGACGGCGGCCAGTCTCGCCGCCGCAAGCGTTTGGTGCACCAGAGCCTCAGGCTCGACGACGTCAAGCTCATCAAGACTGTCCTGAACTGC ACTATGAATGACGTGCTAGTTGGTGTGACTTCAGCAGCTCTTTCACGGTACTATTTTAGGAAATCCT GTAACATCAACACCAAGAGAATCTGCTTGCGATCAATCCTCCCTGTGAACACAAGGCCAGTCTCCAGCCGACAA ACATATGTTACCAAGGTAGAGACCGGGAATCGAATTAGCAACATCATCTGTCCATTTTATATAGCCTTGCACAATGATCCCCTTGAGTATGTTCGCACGGCAAAAAGGTCTATGCATAGGAAAAAGAGCTCTTTAGAAGTGATGTTCGCACAAATGACTGTTGATTTTTTGGTGAAATACTTTGGTCCAAAG ACAGGGGCTTTCATCTTCCGCTGCTTTGTCACACGTACAACCGCAGTCTTATCAAATGTCGTAGGGCCAGCTGAACATATAACTTTATGTGGGCACCCGATTGCTTTCATGGCAATTAGCGTCTATGGTTTACCACAA GCTCTGACCATGCACTACCTAAATTATGGCAGCAATATCAAGGTCATTCTAACAGTTGACGACGAACAATTTCCAGATTGTCATCAACTTTTAAATGATTTTGCTGAGTCCGTCAAGCTTGTGAGGGATGCGGCTAGCCTCAAGACATTAACAACATCGATCCAGAATGACTGA